The Anoplopoma fimbria isolate UVic2021 breed Golden Eagle Sablefish chromosome 1, Afim_UVic_2022, whole genome shotgun sequence region acactacactacactataacactacactgtaacactacactataacactacactataacactacactataacactacactacactataacactacactataacactacactataacactacactataacactacactataacactacactataacactacactacactataacactacactataacactacactataacactacactacactataacactacactgtaacactacactataacactacagcCCCACTATAGgatgtttcttgtttttaacatttgaagCTACACCAAGAACTACATATCTGATACCACTGAAACAGCAGTTCACATGGGATCTAAATCACCTatcatatttatcatatttcacatattaaGTTATGAATTTCACACATATCGAGTTCTTGGTGACCTCAGACCAGTTCACAGCTGAACCCTCCACAATGAGCATGGAGGAAGTTTCCAGGATTTCGGGAAGTGTTTGGCCCTGTAACTGAAGCAGGCAGTGATTGTCTAATAGAGCTGGACGTGGCACTTGTGTTGTGGGTGGATTACCCAGATCAGATGCCCTGCATGAATCCTCACACCCTAATTCCCAGGACTCTGCACTAATGTTTCACCTATAGAATGTTTCTCTGTGCAGGATCCGATGACAGCCTTCAATCAGCCCCACTGGATGGTCTATACAGAGAAGGATTACAGTTACACCTCCGCATTATCAGCACAGCCTCTGAAGTCCTAATCAGGTCACCTGAACAGAAAGAGAGGCTCTGAAGTGGGAACTGAACCCAGCTGAACCAACTCACTTCACATGAAGGATATTGAAAAGGTTCATGGTTTCTGGTAAAGCGGTTTTGTTATTGGAACATTAACTGTATTAACTAATTTGCTACGTCACCTTACCAAAGGAGCAAAGACAGACTTTAGATGATTTAAAGAGTCACCAGTTAAGGAAAACTCTCCCTGTTGGCTTTCTGAACAGATTAGATGTTACTCCTACAAACTGAAGTCACTGCAGTTATTAGAGATTCCTCTGCAAACCACTCTGATCACTGCTGTTAAACCCACTTATCCTCTTTATGTCCATGGGCTGTTCCTAaagacatatatatacatatatttatatctatatatctatatatctatatttacatatatcttTATAATtggtgtgagcatgtgtgtgcatatgtgtaaGCTTTGTTACCATTTCTGATAGGAAAACACAGTTCATTTTAACAGGatacatgaatgtgtgtgtgtttgtgtgtgcgtgtgtacaATGTGATGATGAGACACCTGTGTGTATTACTGTAATGAGGTCACACTATGCtttacagagaaaacacaaaaacacaggccTATTTCAGCCAACAAAGACTCTCTAAGCACAggcacgcacgcgcacacacacacacacacacacacacacacacacacacacacacacacacacacacacacacacacacactatgtccAGCAGGTGGGCGGAGTCCAGGTGTTTTATTAGCAGCTGCTAGTGTGACAGGTGAGATTAGCTGCAGGGAACTCGGAGACTTCAGACGGTTCGGTGAGTgagaaaattacatttcaattgtttttacaaatgtgatCGACAACAGCTTAAAACCTACAAAGGCTGACTGAGAAAAACTTAttcaaaaaagacattttaaagaataaacaaacacaaaacacagataaagaatcaaataaatcaaatacaaaataagtaataataataattcaaatattattataatgagtcttcaaatgtcaacattaacTTGTGGCTAACTGGAACTACTTCATTACCATCAAAACTACTTTCATGTTTCAACTTTTGTAATTAAAATGCTTTGTCATTGCTTCTTAGAAATGTGACTTATATTGGTAAAGTTTTAAAGTTGTACtaacactgtccctttaaacagCTGAAATGCAgtaaaactctctctctctctctctctctatatatataaactcaGCTGTCTGATCAATAATGATCGGTGATAACTCAGCTGTCTGAACAATGCAGACCATGCCAACTCTTCACTTCCTGTTGCTGGCGGTTTCCCTCCCCGTCGTCATGGCGATGCCGGAGCCCGTCTCCCCGGGCAGCTGGGTGCCCCCACCCAGCCCTCCCCATCATCCCCCCGCTATGGACGGATCCCTCGTCCCCGTCGGCGGAAACGTGACGGAGCCACCGGTCGGAGCCCTGGAGTCCTACTGCCGGATGCTGCTGGAGGTCCCCGTCCCCCCAGACCAGATCCCCTGGTTCTGTCTCTGCACACAGTGCCAGAGCACCCAGGGGCCCAAAGGAGACCCAGGAGACCGGGGACTGCCAGGTAGAGCCCCAAAGCTTATGTCTGCATATTGATTAGTAATCCATTGATATGATCAGATCAATAATGTCGATATTCACTGAAACATCTTGAACTATAAATGTGCTGCTCTCTAAACCACATAAAGATACCAAATACTGGTCTCTGGTTTAAGACTGAAGACGTGGTCCGGATAAAGGACTGTGACTCCAGTCTGAGGGTCCAGGATCAGCATTTTATTGatctaaattattattgttgttattattattattattattattaataataataactaactCCTCTGTCCCGCTCAGGTCGTCCAGGCAGCCCTGGAAAAAGAGGGATGTTGGGGTTCAGAGGTCCTCCTGGTTTTGTGGGAAAACAAGGCGTCAAAGGTAAATggtttcccatcatgctctgCTCTCACAACACACAGCTGATACTTCCTTCTACTACGACTACTTCCTTCTGTACTACTAATACTGTGATGATGGTGTGTTCCACCTTAAGGACAGAAAGGGGACCAGGGGGAGAAGGGGGACAGAGGACTTCAAGGTTTTGTGGGACCCAAAGGAGACAGAGGCTTCAAAGGTGAGCAACGAAATCAGAAACAGTTTAACTTTCAGGTTTTTGTCCGACTCGGCTTCAGTTCCAGCTTCTGACCCAGTTTTTGTGGTCCaacaggagacaaaggagagcgAGGTTTAGAGGGACGCCTGGGGGATCAGGGTCCTAAAGGAGATGATGGAGTCTGTCCAGAGGCCTGTGAGTCCAGCCAGGGCACCCCAGGATACCCTGGTCTGCCTGGTCCTGCAGGGCCCAGAGGTCTGGCTGGTACCCAAGGACCGCCGGGGCTCAGTGGCCTTAAGGGTGACATGGGTGATATGGGTCTCCCTGGTGCTCCTGGATCTGTAGGTGGGAAAGGAGATCCAGGTCCACAGGGGGACTGTAACTGTACAGATGGAGAAAATGGGAGTCCAGGGCAGATGGGGGACAAGGGGGACAAGGGGGACCAGGGACAGATGGGGCTTGCTGGGCAGATAGGGCCACAGGGGGATAAGGGAGACATGGGGTACATGGGGATGATGGGTCCTCCTGGTCCCTGCATGCCCAGCATCCAGTCGGCCTTCGCTGCAGGGCTAACGTCTAGTTACCCCCCCCCAAACGCCCCTGTGGTTTTCTCCCACGTCCTCTACAACATCCAGGAGAGTTACGACGCCAGCACCGGACTCTACACCGCACCCATCGACGGCACCTACGTCTTCAGCTACCACCTCACCGTCCACCAACGGGTCCTCAAGGTCGGCCTCTTTCATAACTTCGCTCCGGTCATCAAAACCACGGACCCCAAAGTGTTAGGGACCACCTCACACACCGTCGTCCTGCATCTGGACCGTGGGGACCGGGTCTGGATTCAGGTGAAGGATGTGATCACCAACGGCATGTATGCCGGGGCCGAGTCAAGCAGTACCTTCTCTGGCTTCTTGCTGCACCCAGACACATGTGAAATGGCATTTCTCAGAAGCCCCATGCCCATGATGAGCACACTTGAGGGCAGGTACACCTGGGCCACCGCCCAACCCCCTACCTCACCTGCTGGAGGATCCAACTAACTCCAGTGATGAACGAAAGGCTTTTGGTCCCTTAGAAGGTTTcagatgaataaatgtttttagagCTTAACATGCTGTTCTTAGAACCCTAGAACCCCAAAGAACCAACACATCCTGAGGATCCTTTAGGAAGAACCAATAATCTGATAAAGAACCCAGAACATGAACCCTTTAAACCAGAAGATAAATGTATTGGTCTGAACACTGGTACTCTGTACTGGGGATCTAAAGGTGTGTCGAGTTCTTTGTTCTGGGTTAAAGGTTCAACGGCGCCGATCAGATGAAATGTTAGTTCTGACTGCTGTTCTGTTTAGAGATTCCTCTGGTCTTGGTCTGGTTTGTTTCAGTGTTCATTCCGTTATTTGATCTTtcatgttgatttgtttttatgttatccGTCATCTCATCTGTCTCTTTATGAATAAACTGAGTACCcgacagcagcagagtgaagcaGTAGAGCCTCTCTCTTCAGGTCCACATTGTCTCATTGTCCTCAAATTCAGAAACAAAGAACACCTGAGTCTGCAGGTGTGTCTGAGATCATCAGCCACGACGAcgcttttgtgtttctgctgaaaTCTGAGGACGAACATCCTCCGAAGAAGAAACTGAACTCAGGGCGTCGCAACATTTTGACCCAGAATATGTTGAAAGAAGATTCCTTGGGCTCCTCACATTTCTCTTTTGATGGttttgagataaaaacaaatcagattcTTTGTATGATCATCAAATAAAATCAGTAGAACATTTAATTGTTCCGTTGTTCTTCTTTCAGTATCAAACTTTTAGCGTTCTGTGATTTACGAGACAAAGAAGGGGGAGGACGGGGAGGATGGGGTAGAACAGAGGAGGACAGTGGGAAGGGGGGGacgggggaggaaggggggacggggggacgggggaggaaagaggaggatggaggaggatggggaggacAGGGGATCAATAACATATCGGTCATCAATCAGCCTGTTAATATTAGTGATTGATCATTGTTTGTCTGCAGCATCGATCAATAACATATCGGTCATCAATCAGCCTGTTagttaataatcaataatcagtaatcaTGTTAATTTCAGAATATAAATTACTTGTTTCATATctacaatattattttatttaaataaatgaaataatttacaacagaataaataaactcatcatttttaataagaaaacattcatgttattgatcattgattggTAATCtattcaggtttttatgtaCTTACACTGCACTCTCTCacctgttattgttttgtttgttattattatcgtgtgtgtggggggggcatGACTATGAATCAATTAATATATGAATCAACTGATCGCTGTAGAACTATGTAGTAAAAGTATGCGGTATGCAGTATAAGTATGCAGTATAAGTATGCAGTATATGTATGCAGTATACGTATGCAGTATAAGTATGCAGTATATGTATGCAGTATACGTATGCAGTATAAGTATGCAGTACTAACTGATTATTAATACACGTATTACGTCACAGACGTTTTCTACATCATCATGACCACACACTATTAAATATGAATGTCAATAATCATAACctatattgatcctctcatatcAATAAACCATTCAAAGTCACAACAGTTCTATGATTGAGGCGTTGCCTCTTGaaggctctcaacatggcgacggctgagccagcagctagcagctaacagagctaacagagtttacatgcacgctcacatgcactaacatgcaatCACATGCACGCTgtcatgcactaacatgcaatCACATGCACGCCCACAGAaactcacatgcactcacatgcacgctcacatgcactcacatgcactagaTCTGTACATAAATGATAGTTATTGATGAGCATGAAAGAACTaagaagttacattttaaaacaaatctacattttggtttttgtctcCAGTGAATCAGGACGTCCTGCATTGATGGACAGTCCatctgtccgtccgtccatTTGTCAGCGTCCATCTTTGTAGTTCAAGCCTCGGTGGGAGACTCGTCGTCGTCTCCATAGACGACCCCCTTCAGGTAGACTCGTTTGAACTCCTCAAACACCAAGTCGTCCGGTtcgctgcagacagacaggtgaggacaacAGAGTGATGGACACTGAAAGACACATCATGATCAATATTCATCATCAACGATCATCAATGTTCTCACCTCTCTTTGGCTGAGGTCACGAAGGTCagacaggaaagaaagaaaagagaaaagtccGTATTGTTTACGtgtaaaaacaaagtcaaacatatttagagagaaataaaataagtgtttcTGTCCTTCAGTTTGAGGACATTTAGAGGACCAAGTGTCCAAAACTACAAAGACCACAAACAACCTGTTTATTAAGTTTATTAAAggaagcgcacacacacacacacacacacacacacacacacacacacacacacacacacacacacacacacacacacacacacacacacacacacacacacacacacacacacacacacacacacacacctgagcaCAGGTGAATGAACAGCTTATCAACACAGGAACGCTGCCTCTCTAACAGgaaaaagtttcatttttacagtcatacacataaaatcaaacaacagggacaggaggaggaggaggaggaggaggagaggaggaggaggaggaggaggaggaggaggaggaggaggaagaggagggggaggaggagttTACCTGGTTCAGGTTTAGGATTCATCAGTTTGAATGGAAGCTCCAAAGACACCtcactgtaaaacacacacacacagtgagaggcagacagac contains the following coding sequences:
- the LOC129091162 gene encoding otolin-1, which encodes MAMPEPVSPGSWVPPPSPPHHPPAMDGSLVPVGGNVTEPPVGALESYCRMLLEVPVPPDQIPWFCLCTQCQSTQGPKGDPGDRGLPGRPGSPGKRGMLGFRGPPGFVGKQGVKGQKGDQGEKGDRGLQGFVGPKGDRGFKGDKGERGLEGRLGDQGPKGDDGVCPEACESSQGTPGYPGLPGPAGPRGLAGTQGPPGLSGLKGDMGDMGLPGAPGSVGGKGDPGPQGDCNCTDGENGSPGQMGDKGDKGDQGQMGLAGQIGPQGDKGDMGYMGMMGPPGPCMPSIQSAFAAGLTSSYPPPNAPVVFSHVLYNIQESYDASTGLYTAPIDGTYVFSYHLTVHQRVLKVGLFHNFAPVIKTTDPKVLGTTSHTVVLHLDRGDRVWIQVKDVITNGMYAGAESSSTFSGFLLHPDTCEMAFLRSPMPMMSTLEGRYTWATAQPPTSPAGGSN